In one window of Mesoplodon densirostris isolate mMesDen1 chromosome 4, mMesDen1 primary haplotype, whole genome shotgun sequence DNA:
- the IDI1 gene encoding isopentenyl-diphosphate Delta-isomerase 1 isoform X2, giving the protein MPEVSTDELDERQVQLLAEMCILIDENDRRIGAETKKNCHLNENIERGLLHRAFSVFLFNTENKLLLQQRSDAKITFPGCFTNTCCSHPLNNPRELEENNAIGVRRAAQRRLKAELGIPMEEVPPEEINYLTRIHYKAQSDGIWGEHEIDYILFVKKNVTLNPDPNEIKSYCYVSKEELEELLEKAAHGEIKITPWFQIIAETFLFRWWDNLNHLNQFVDHEKIHRM; this is encoded by the exons ATGCCCGAGGTGAGCACTGACGAGCTGGACGAGCGGCAGGTGCAGCTTTTGGCGGAGATGTGCATCCTCATCGACGAGAACGACCGGAGGATCGGGGCGGAGACCAAGAAGAACTGCCATCTGAACGAGAACATCGAGAGAG gATTATTGCATCGAGCTTTTAGTGTTTTCTTATTCAACACTGAAAATAAGCTCCTGCTGCAGCAGAGATCAGACGCTAAAATTACCTTTCCAG GTTGTTTTACTAATACTTGCTGTAGTCATCCCTTAAATAACCCACGAGAGCTTGAAGAAAACAATGCAATTGGAGTAAGGCGAGCAGCACAGAGGCGTTTGAAGGCTGAATTGGGAATTCCCATGGAAGAG GTTCCTCCAGAAGAAATTAATTATCTAACACGAATTCATTACAAGGCTCAATCTGATGGTATCTGGGGAGAACATGAAATTGATTACATTTTGTTTGTGAAGAAGAACGTGACCTTGAATCCAGATCCCAATGAGATTAAAAGCTACTGTTACGTATCAAAGGAAGAACTAGAAGAACTTCTGGAAAAGGCAGCCCATGGTGAAATTAAGATAACTCCGTGGTTTCAAATTATTGCAGAGACTTTTCTCTTTAGGTGGTGGGATAACTTAAATCATTTGAATCAGTTTGTTGACCATGAGAAAATACACAGAATGTAG
- the IDI1 gene encoding isopentenyl-diphosphate Delta-isomerase 1 isoform X1, with amino-acid sequence MWRALARARAIGRAALGGGARAGGGPCAWELGLQETSAAECCPAAGLLVRSPGRRAGWAAMPEVSTDELDERQVQLLAEMCILIDENDRRIGAETKKNCHLNENIERGLLHRAFSVFLFNTENKLLLQQRSDAKITFPGCFTNTCCSHPLNNPRELEENNAIGVRRAAQRRLKAELGIPMEEVPPEEINYLTRIHYKAQSDGIWGEHEIDYILFVKKNVTLNPDPNEIKSYCYVSKEELEELLEKAAHGEIKITPWFQIIAETFLFRWWDNLNHLNQFVDHEKIHRM; translated from the exons ATGTGGCGCGCTCTGGCACGGGCGCGGGCGATTGGGCGCGCGGCGTTGGGAGGCGGGGCTAGGGCCGGGGGCGGGCCTTGTGCTTGGGAGCTAGGCCTGCAGGAGACAAGCGCGGCGGAGTGTTGTCCCGCTGCCGGTCTGCTTGTGAG GTCCCCGGGTCGGCGCGCAGGCTGGGCCGCGATGCCCGAGGTGAGCACTGACGAGCTGGACGAGCGGCAGGTGCAGCTTTTGGCGGAGATGTGCATCCTCATCGACGAGAACGACCGGAGGATCGGGGCGGAGACCAAGAAGAACTGCCATCTGAACGAGAACATCGAGAGAG gATTATTGCATCGAGCTTTTAGTGTTTTCTTATTCAACACTGAAAATAAGCTCCTGCTGCAGCAGAGATCAGACGCTAAAATTACCTTTCCAG GTTGTTTTACTAATACTTGCTGTAGTCATCCCTTAAATAACCCACGAGAGCTTGAAGAAAACAATGCAATTGGAGTAAGGCGAGCAGCACAGAGGCGTTTGAAGGCTGAATTGGGAATTCCCATGGAAGAG GTTCCTCCAGAAGAAATTAATTATCTAACACGAATTCATTACAAGGCTCAATCTGATGGTATCTGGGGAGAACATGAAATTGATTACATTTTGTTTGTGAAGAAGAACGTGACCTTGAATCCAGATCCCAATGAGATTAAAAGCTACTGTTACGTATCAAAGGAAGAACTAGAAGAACTTCTGGAAAAGGCAGCCCATGGTGAAATTAAGATAACTCCGTGGTTTCAAATTATTGCAGAGACTTTTCTCTTTAGGTGGTGGGATAACTTAAATCATTTGAATCAGTTTGTTGACCATGAGAAAATACACAGAATGTAG